GATTatcaaaaaacgcaaaaaatcaATGCTCCTGAATGTAGACAATTTGTAATACAATAGCTTGTAATGTAACGGTTCATTGCTTCTCTTTTGTtattaattgaaaaagtttGCTGACGAGTATGTGTTCTTTGTACTGGCGAATAGAATTAATCTGCTGACAGTATcgaatatatattaaaatataacaaacaaacaaaaaataatcactgttgaattCTTCTGAATTCAAAAAACATCCGAACCCAAACCTTCTCAACTGAATTTCACACGAAACTGACGCAGTAGTACGAAAATCGCTTATTTATGCATTTTTAGTAGCTCTGAAGGGTTAATCTGATCCATGTGTTCTTGTGCGTCTGATATTTCGTTCTTTCCCTCGATATTGAAGTTCCGGCAGGGAAAGCCAGTAAGGCTATAGACTAAATTTTCTGTCAATGACAATTTGTTCACTTGAATCGGGATGTGGAAATATTTCTCTGTAAATGTTTCCAATGATATCACAAAtctgaaacaaaatttgtttcaaatttaataACTAGGAACACtgtcacttccgattccgggagtacaatggtataagtgacgtaaaagaCGAAATgcactaatttttttctttccgcTAAATTTGTTCTATGATGGCTGAATCGAATTCAACAATCCTAGGGTCGATTCAAGGTCACCATTGGGTCATTgttcgagttcgaagatcaaatggttgtgaattctgattccggtgatataatggtataaacgacgtaactgacaaaacgcacttttttCTTTGTTAATTTTTGTCGGAGGCTGCTAAACTGATTTCAGCAAGCTTAGGTTAGCCTAAAAGTAACTGTTAGTTCAtttagttcgaagatcaaatgaatgtcacttccggttccggagatgtaattgtataagtgacgcaaccgacaaaatgctccattttctcggagatggttgaatagatttcaacaatcttaggcTCGTATGAAAACTACTTCTGGGTCATTGATCGAGTTCGCAAATCAAATGGCaaacacagtttttttttccagaacACAACATTTTCTGGAAGTTATCTGCATTGATTTCGATAatcgaaagctactatcgggttaTTTGAAGTTCGTAATGCTCTTGTCGAACCCTTTCTATTTcaaagatataatcgtataactCTGTTAATGAAGGGgacaggcattatcacaccactaagtcGATTAGGAAGAGGGTTTTTAATGTTTCTCCCGTGTAGCAGAAAATAGATGTTTGGCAATGAAttgtcaaaaactttctttgttaTTATGGTGTAGTATCTGTTTCCAGTCTAcagttacaaattgcttgccaaatgaggaTCGAATATAATTTCTATACTCACGCTTCAGTATAGTTAGTGTAACAAACATGACCTGAAAGGAATAAATGGGAGGAAATATGATGGTTGCAACAAAAGCCAAAATAGTTTTAATACTTTTTTTGTGTCTCTTTCTAAATCTCACAAGTCTTATACATAGAACAAAGTTGGCTTCTCGTGCTATACACTTATATGGCAGTCGTATTTAATTCATGATTTTAATCTCTCTCTTTCGTTCTTGCGTTCGTTCTCCATAACCGCGAAAGTTCATCCTAAAgcaaaataaacttattttagaTTTGACCACGTTGTTTTTCCACGAGTTCACAGTTGTCATTCGGCGTCCGTTATCAAGTTCCAGTTATCGTTCGACCTAGTGTCTAATGCGTTTTTTGATCGTTCTTAGAAATTGCCCGAGCTGAAGGACGTCGAAGAGCCGGACGATGATCCCTCAGATCCTGCACCGAATGTAAACGATTGTGCAGCAGAGCCATCAGATGCTCCCGAGACGAAAGTCGGAACAGCGTCAAAAGTGGTACCGGAGCTAAACGAGGCGGCATTTGCACCGAAAGCACCACTGACAATGGAAGCATCAGCAGGAACAGCATCGGAACTAACACCACCATCGAAACTGCCACCGAAATTAGCCGCTCCCGAGAAGGAAGCACCGGAGTCAGCCGAAGAACTGGAAGTACCGGAAGTGAATCCTCCGGAAACACCACTGGAACCTTCGTCACCTCCGAAACGGGCGGCGCCTCCGAAACTTTGGCTATCAGCAAAGCTTTGGGCACCACCGAAACTTTGGGAACCTCCGAAACTTTGTGCACCACCGAAGCTTTGGGCGCCACCATCGGCGCCGCCGAAACCTGCATCACTAGTTGCTCCTGCAAATGCTCCTGCGCTTGCACTGTAAAATAGGagagttttagaaaaaaaagctcGATTTCATGAAGCTTCTAACTTACCCAGCGTTAGCCTTAGCTGCACTCTTGCCCTGATACTTAATGAAGTAGACTTCGGGTTTAGCACTGTTGTAAGTATCGACAGCGGCATCAGCGGAAGAATCGGCTCCACCTTCGGATTTACCAACCAACACATAAACAATGGTCTTCTCCTGAGTGCGGGTACGAGCAGCGGCCCGAGCGGCAGCAGCAGCCGAAGCAGTTGGGGCCTTAATGAACAGGACCTTGTAGTGGGTCTGGGGTTGAATCTCGACACGAGCCTCGGCTTCGGCATCAGCCTCAACTTCAGGTGCCGCATGGTAGTAGAAATGCTTCTTCACAATCTCTGGTTTAGTGAAGTATTTGACGTTTCCGCCGGATTTAGCTCCAGCGGACGCTCCAGCGAAAGCCCCAGAGGAAGCTGCACCACCAAATCTGGCAGCAGCACCTCCGCCAATCGACGCAGCACCACTCGAAGTTGCACCTCCACTGGACGATCCGCCAAAACTGGCAGCTCCGGCCGATCCACCAACATTGGACTGAGCTGCACCTCCTCCGAAACTGCCACCGAATCTGGCAGCACTTCCACCGAAGGAAGCCGAACCATCACTGGCTCCTGCACTTGCTCCACCACTGGCTCCACCAATAGCAATACCAGAACGACCGGCAGCTAAACCAGCTTCGAATCCAGCTTGGTACTGGCCACCACTAGCAGCGGATGCAGAATTTTGCGAAAACACGCTATTCGACGAAACGGCACTGTTAAATCCTACAGATTTTCCACTGGCGGCACCAGCACTACCAACACTGCTGACCACCTGGTCGTACTGAGATGGCGAGTAGTCAACCGAAACGGAACCTTGGCCCACGTCGTAACTCGACTGTCCTCCTTGTGCCGCAGCGGCCTGACGCAACTTCAGGCCAATGTCAGCTGATACGATCGCCAGACCGGCGACGAGAAACTGCAAAAGAACAAGAACAATCCTGTTAGCTCCCAACGGTCTCTGAATGCCACGGATCTGTCACTCTTAAGTTCTAATGTTCACTGTACTAGCACAACTCTCAAACGTCTTGCCAACAACACCTACCACGAAAACGCGCATGATCCTTCCTCTTGGATATCTGTTGTCACTAGAACGAAGAACCGCACCGGAGTGAAGATGAGATAATACTTTCGCTTTTTATATACCGCCAAAAAATGACACGTCCCACGAGGCGTCAACGCGAACCACTTGCGCGTGGCTTTAGGATATCTCACAGGGatgtggtttttttttctaattctctCAAGCCATACCTGTTCTTCCCCGCGGCTGTTTTCAGCATTTTATGAATTAAtcgagaagaagaaaaaaaatcatctcaccATCACCATCGCTTCCACTCTTCTAATCCGTCGGTCGGGCGAGTTTGCGGTGGTGTGATGATGAGCTTGATGCTTCTGAATGTGATTCGTTGGTGGCGTGCTTTATTGGCACCATGTCCATATCCTACTGCAGACAACGATTTCCCCTCCCAGTTCTAATCGGACTAGATTCGAGCCATCGTCGGTGAAGCATTTTTTTCTCTCGTGTATAGGTCAGTTTCAAATCAGCCGgccgaaatttttcaaaatctgatCGCCGAAGAAGCTAGGTCATTGACGGATCCGATATAAGCTAGGAGGAAACGTGCCGATGTTAATCGGTAGCATCGATCAGCAGATATATGTTAAGTTTTGAAAATCTTCCGTCTGTCTAATTTACACCGAACAAATGTCAACTCGTTATCCTCCTGATTGTCCGTGTGCAGTGTGAAGCACTGTAAATGTGACCATAAAATGATGGACATGCAGTGTTGCCAATTTTTAAATCAGTAGCGTGATTCTAAGTGcgaaaaaggaatgtaatgccaggactttgcctgtgttgtgaatacgacttattttattatggggcgcctttttaaaatttaccctataaaagagtgataatttttttgttgtgaGTATATCTTGTTGAACGTTtcaacataatctcaaatatttcaaatatttgtttacatatgaacttacaaaatcaaaaatgatcACACGAAATGAAAGAAAATTACTGTTCTTACATTTTTAAATGAACAATTTTTGTAACAGATtctgatttgacccatgtcagcaccagccaatcagaatacGTTCTGAGTTCGAGAACAAAATATAATCGTCTTTTATATATATCTGCTGCATCGATATAAAAGATAAATATTTCACCCTTTTGCATATTTTTCTGGGACACACTCTAAACCAGACATACGGAGGAGCAACATCGAACACACCAAAAGTCTGCCAAGTCGTCAAACATTATGAGAGCGCTGCTTAGTAAATTGGTCCGGAATTAAAGCCGGATTTTATCGTGTCTTCCAAATGCACCAATTGATTCCGCCCGAAATGGATAGTTTCATCTTCTTTGAAATCCAActggaaatcacaatgaattccgagtCAAACTGCGGACGAGTTTATAGAGTGTTCACGCCAAGAGCCATCCAAGTTCTATCTAAATGTATATCCTGTTGTTGGtgaattcaaggcacttttcagtcccATAGAACATCATTAAGAAATAATTAAATCTTcctaccaaaagcatcagattaatcaaaattgaacttgaaaTATTGCGCCGTCTCTAACACATTTAATTACGACGGCAACGCACTCACGCAATGTGACAATGGAAGTATTGATGTAAAACACGTCCTGGTATGGGTGTTGTtcggaaatatgccgtgcgaaacaggattgccacatatacagattaatctgtattttatttctcctgaaaaatacagatGTAAATGTGGCAAAAGGAAAGAATTTCTCAACACCGCTAAAATTTGCACATTTGCttaaaaagtgtttttctaAATAGATTTCATGTTTCTATGCGGTTCAGTTAATTAGttaattataaagaactataaaaattatttcgttatatttaattgtgtgtcagaatgcaaaattcacacaatcgatcaactaactgatattcggaagtgtgaaggaaatgttccaattttattcgtattaacGATATTctgctatgtctctgacattacccttaccttacctaacctaacagctataggcctggggtgtcctttgctgtatcaagcatacgtctccacataactcggaccatggctgctcgtcgccagccactcaaggcacggatgcttctgagatcacttgattgatccaccttgctcgctgcgctcctcttcttcttgtaccagtcggattagattcaagaaccattttcactgggctgtcgtccgacatccttatgacatgcccagcccatcgtagacgtccgatattagctgtccgtacgataggtggttctcctagcagctgttgcaattcgtgattcatacgccgtctccacgttccgttttccatctgcactccgccatagatggtcctcagtacctttctttcgaaaacactgagggcgcgttggccctctgccaacatagtccaggtctcgtggccatagagaacaaccggtctaatgagcattttgtagatggtcagttTCGTacggttgcgtacttttctcgatcggagggtttttctgagtccaaagtacgcacgattccctgccaaaatacgtctatgaatttctctgctggtgtcattatcggtggtcaccagtgagcccaaatacacgaactcgtcaaccacctcgatatcgtcaccgtctatcaatattcgtggtgggaggcgtagtgtttcttctctagagcctcttcctctcatgtattttgttttcgacgcatttatgaccagtccgatacgcctagctttctgtccgatgtaggtttccgtcatcttctcaaggttacgtgtcataatatcaatatcgtcagcgataagccaaaaagttgtacggactttcggaagatcgtgccactcgtgtcgatcctcgctctccGAATCACactttccagggcaatattgaacaagatacaagaaagtccatcaccttgacctagccctctccgagattcgaagggactcgagagcgtcccagatactcggacgtagcacatcactctatccatcgttgctttgaccaatcgcgtcagtttatccgggaaaccgtattcgtgcacgatctgccatagctgttctcgatcgattgtgtcgtatgccgctttgaagtcaatgaataggtgatgcgtgggtacgttgtattcacgacgctTCTGgagcttgtcttatcgcgaatatgtgatccgtagtggcgcgggctccagtaaatcccgcttggtacggccctacgaattccttagctattggtgatagacgacggcaaaggatttgggagagtaccttgtaggcggcgttcagcaatgtgattgcgcggtaattgcaacagtctagcttatcgccctttttgtagacgggacatgccacttcatccatccattcctgcggtgaaatctcctcctcccaaatcctagaaatcatccagtgcagcgctctagccagtgcctctcctccatgtttgagcagctcgcctggcaactggtcattgcccgcggctttgttgttcctcaacttgccgatctcctcacttatctccgacagatcaggggctgggaatctgtcgtcggctgagcgtgcacccagattgattcctgtaccgttctctgtatcttgtgcttcgccattcagatgctcgtcatagtactgcttccacctgtcgatcacctcacgttcgttcgtgagaaggttaccactggtatctctgcacatttcggcctgtggcgtgtggcctctacgtgagcggttcaccttctcatagaacctccgtgtgtcatttgcccggtacagcagttccatcgcttcgcgatcttggtcttcctggtggcgcttcttcttccggaaaaccgtgttctgtctgttccgcgtatgtctgtatcgttcctcgttcgctctagtgcggtgttgcagcatcctcgcccttgctgcattcttctcttcggccaactgctgacattcgccgtcaaaccagtcatttcctcgattcgataacctcgtacctagcacggttgaagcagtgctactcacggcggatttTATATTcccccagccgtcttcaagagtcgccgcgccaagctgctcttccgttggtagcacttgctccagttgtttcgcgtattcctctgcagtacggacgctacgtagctgctcgagattgaatcccggcgttcctgtgcgacgaatattgtgcaccgtcgatagttttgagcgcatacaaaccgcgacaaggtagtggtcagaatcaatattgacactgcggtaagtgcggacattgatgacgtcggagaagaatcgcccgtcgatgagaacgtggtcggtttggttttccgtatgttgatcaggtgatctccaggtggctttgtggatatctttgcgggggaataaggtgcttcgaactaccattcctcgggaggctgcaaagtttacgcatgttgaccgttgtcgtttgttaccgcgtgcaggctctcccgCCCGAtcacattgcctcccggcctacctgagcattatgtcgccgatgacgagttttacatcccgccgtggacagctgtcgtaggtttgctccagctgcgcgtagaatgcttccttctcgtcatcgggtctcgtctcatgtgggcagtgcacgttgatgatgctgtaactgAAGaagcggcccttgatcttcaatacgcacattctatcactgattggctgccacccaatcacgcgctggcgcatcttgcccaacactacaaatccagttcctagaacgttggttgtgccacagctgacattacccaccccccTTTTTTCATTATTGAACAGTATTTTATCATCacacgaaattattttttactGGTAGATTGGACATTTAAATGATGTCTCTTTTGAACGCTAGAGCGATCTTAAATTAGTGACGCCATCTGTCTGTCAGACCGGACACTTATTTACCGTCGTGTTATGGTTATACGCATCCGAAACACAGTTGCAATTTAGTCACCAGGAAAAATAGTTCctgtacacatttttttttacgaTATTCCATTCCCGGTTCACAGGGCTATACTTTGTACTAATCAAATCTCCTGATCAAACCAAACGCCTGGCATCACTACCAACATAGCAACCCCCGCGATCTCATCACGGGCTGTCTTCCGTCGATTTTATCATCGCAGATTTACGCTGACAGTCACTAATTTACCTCAGACACGAGGCCCACCGGGAACCCACCGgcaccgaaaacaaaaaaatgacgACGAGTGAGAGGCAGGAAGGTATTAGCCTTTCTGTCCAAAACCTATCAGTCTCGAAATGTTAAACACCACCACCGTATCCGCGGGTGGGTATCCTTGTTAACGACACCATGACATCTCTCGCGAGCACTCGCAGCAACACGACGCATCATGATTTCCGGGGATCGCGACCATCAAAGCCCGCTGAAGCCGCGATCTATTTTCCACAATCGGTAACGAGCTTCGAATGTTGCAATTTTGCTGGTAATTTATTACCGACCATCAGTTTTTTGGAAATGTCAATCCAGTGAATGTTTCGATAATGGGGCAATCAAAATCAGGAATCAGATTTCCGACTGGTTTATTGGGGATTAGATCATTTCGTCGGCGGACAAAATAGCGCTaattgagaaagacataaaacgCGTTCTGcatgtatgaaaataaaacctgTGCTCGACCGAAAAGCGTTTTGGATGGGCCTTAAGAAAATATTAGTCCCAGTGAAGTTCGTAATGAAATGTTTTTGTTATCAATCAAGAGTATAAATCCGCTATTTAGTGCAAGATTAGACGTTTTAAGTGATTTTTGAGACTGTTGGTAGACCTTTTAAATAATGTAATTAAGTTTTCCGGCAAAACATGAATGAAAATTGTAAATCGAATATTTGTGGATCGGATATTGTAGAGAAAGTTCGACATAGCCTAGTTGGTTGCAGTCCCAACACCCGTTGAAATCGTGTCTTCAAGGTGCGGATAGTCGGCCCATGGTAGATTTACAACCAACTCGACATTGGATGATGATCTGGTGCGGTTTTCTGTCCTAACCAACAAACCTACCAACCAACGAACTTAGGATTTGATTTATGTTCAGCTTTGGGGTTGTTGTGTTCGTCATCGGAACTGATATCAAACCAATCGGCTTCGATCATCGAAATTAAACTTGTTTCTTGTgttattgtttgttttttttttgtgttagcgGGGCTAAGGTCGACTCGAATACGGCAATATTGATGTAGATTGGAAAATTTATGTGGCTCGAGCTTCGATCCGCTACCGGTTCTTCAACCGGTATCGAATGTGAGCCGAAAACGGAATCTTCAAAGTAACTGCAAACGGATCTACCTTCGAATGAGTTTCCGATCTTAGGTTTGGTTGATAGCAGTATTTTTTATGTAAGCAAATGGAATTTAAAATATTCTAAATCTAGTTTAGGCGTgatatttttcgaacaatttcgaaatatttgatattgcttaagattaattctaAAAGTGCAAATATCAAGGATTTCCACAGGCTCGTCAACGAGCCATCTACGAAAGGAAAACAAAACGGGGAAATTTATTCAAACCACACACAAAAGGAATCGATTCTGCTATGTTTGCATAGATTAATCCGAAGTGGATTAggtgaaaggaaaaaaaaccggTCCCAGTCGTCACCATATTTTCGTTGCTCTTGATAATCAAAAGCTGTGGAGACTACATCGAAAGAGAAATGTGATAACCTTGGCCGGTTGATTGGTAATATTTAGCTGCTCAAACGAATCCAACGGAGAAGGCGGTAGAGCCGGTCGTCTTTCAAGTGTTGAGAACGATTCTGTTGTGCAAATCCACACGAAAAAAGTTTGTAAATGACACTTTACCAAAAAGATGAAAACTATCATAGTTCTGAAGCGTTTTGTTTCTTCTTAATCATTGGTGAATGTGGATTCTGATATCTGATCCTGAGGGAAGCATTCTGCAACCGGCTATTTTCGGTATGCATAATAACAATTCAAGCGTTTTTGGTTGAGCTTACTAGAGTTTGTGTGATTACCCTACCAGTTCGTGACGGTAATTCACATTGTTCACGCAAGAGCTTGTAAAATGTTAGttatttttctgaatttaattagttgaaatttagtACagttaatcgattgttgttttctcTAAACCGTCACTTTCGATTTATCCTGCTGGCAGCAGGAGCGGATTAAATAAACGATGTGAAAAAAGATCCTAACGAGCGGTAGGAAGATCGCATGGCACATGAACAAAAACGATGCGACTAAGccgcattaaatatttttttcatttgcactcagAATGAATGCACTtagaatgaccctttcggtgaagtgGCCTTCGGTGAACCGGCTTTCGACAAAATGGTCTTCGGCGCAATGGTCttcagcgaaatggcattcggcgaattgGCCTTCCGACAAAATGACCTTTGGTGgaatggttttcggcgaaatgaccttaaGCAAAAGGCCTTCGGCGAGATGGTCTTTGGCGAAATGTCCTTCGGCGAAATTGCCTTAGTCGAAATGgtcttcggcgaaatggttaaCTCACTTTCACTCTTTGTGTTTTGACTACAATGGAGAAAGTGAATGAAAGAAATGAATCAAAACAAtccaaaatttgagtaaaaagaagtcaaatggcTCAAGTCAAGAATGGCAactaaaactgttccaattttagGTGCATTTGCCGATACGATCACTGTTCGAATCATCTGGTTATCGACAAAACTGGATCAACTCTCATAACTCATCTGAGACAGTGGGTTGGTTACTGTTGTTTTGACACCGAAtaaattttgttaaatttccgtttttttttgcttgttcTGTCCCAGGGATACCTCTCTGGGTTTCACAGCTTCTTCGAGCACGTTGTTTATCATTCGCAACAAATGACAAATTGCGCTGATCACCGATCTTTGAtcgcatttttcatcaaaaatgcTAAATATTGAAAGGGAGCACATTATATCAATATATTCTTCGCACTGCCAAACATCGCTTTTCGCTAGCTAGCTAGCCAAACGGTGGAGCATTTGGCAAAACATTTTACTCTAAGCATCCACAAGAAGATCAAGGACAGACAAACTGCAAAACTGACAACGATTGTGGTTGGTTGGTGATTTCAACTGATGGGAATCTTCTATACTCCAATCTCTGGTCCCACAGTGTCTGCAGTCGCGAAGGCGGCTTCTCTAGCCGATACACATCGCAGAAGTTTGGTTTTCGATGTTATTTATTGTTGGACGAGTAGagttattcaataaaaaaaatgcatcgaTTTTTATTATCAGCTCCGATTTTTCTCCATCCGAGTGAAGTCTCGATTGCAAAAGCGGCGCGTTAATTCGACTAACACCTGCGGAAATTTGTTCGCCCAAACAGGCTTGCTTGCTGTTCCTTTCATTTCCAACCCATCTGAGTTCGTGACCTTGATCTTCAAATTTGTTTTCGGATTTCGACATTTGCAAAAAAGGAAACCTAAATGATCCAGTTCGAAATTGATGCGCCTGATTTGATAGCTCTGGTGCCGTGCTAACGCACAGACCTAGCAGAAAGATGAGCCTAGGAGGAAACTggttttcccaaaatttcaacctaACCTCAAGTGATTGTTGCGTTAATCTGTTCACGTCGTTTGCTGAAGGCCAACGACCTTTTTTTCGGTGATCGTTGAAGCTGCGTTTCCTCAatagagaacaaaaaaaaagacaacGGGAAGCTCTAGGTGTTAAATATGGTTTGGCGACGAGGTCAGTATAGGATTCACAAACTTCTAGTAATGTGAAGCATTTGGGTTTATGTTCTATCAAAAGTTACACAAACTAAAGCGATGAGATGACTATTCTGATGAGCATTTATAAAACTTGAATCTCGACCACCCACTGCACAAAAAGATTGTTTTGGTTTGTGATAGTTTCACAGTTCTGTTGTGTTTGATTTCTTCATTAGAGTCGGGGAAAAAACTTAGTTGCATTCATAATGTGaagcaaaataaataaataaataaataaataaataaattgttgtTTGCTTCTGGAGCTGATTCAGATAAAAACATTCTATAATTCTTATA
This genomic window from Malaya genurostris strain Urasoe2022 chromosome 1, Malgen_1.1, whole genome shotgun sequence contains:
- the LOC131426279 gene encoding pupal cuticle protein 36-like, which produces MRVFVFLVAGLAIVSADIGLKLRQAAAAQGGQSSYDVGQGSVSVDYSPSQYDQVVSSVGSAGAASGKSVGFNSAVSSNSVFSQNSASAASGGQYQAGFEAGLAAGRSGIAIGGASGGASAGASDGSASFGGSAARFGGSFGGGAAQSNVGGSAGAASFGGSSSGGATSSGAASIGGGAAARFGGAASSGAFAGASAGAKSGGNVKYFTKPEIVKKHFYYHAAPEVEADAEAEARVEIQPQTHYKVLFIKAPTASAAAAARAAARTRTQEKTIVYVLVGKSEGGADSSADAAVDTYNSAKPEVYFIKYQGKSAAKANAGASAGAFAGATSDAGFGGADGGAQSFGGAQSFGGSQSFGGAQSFADSQSFGGAARFGGDEGSSGVSGGFTSGTSSSSADSGASFSGAANFGGSFDGGVSSDAVPADASIVSGAFGANAASFSSGTTFDAVPTFVSGASDGSAAQSFTFGAGSEGSSSGSSTSFSSGNF